From the Hordeum vulgare subsp. vulgare chromosome 1H, MorexV3_pseudomolecules_assembly, whole genome shotgun sequence genome, the window AGGACGCCGAGGCAACAATCCGACACCAGGTCAGGTCCTCTCTCTCACCGTTTCCATTCTATTTATCCCCCTCCTTCCATTACtactcactcactcactcacgCAGCTGGAGGAGAACAGCCGCCTCAAGGAAGAGCTGATGCGCAAGACCACAGAGCTCAACATCATCGTAAACACATCCATCCAACCAATCTCTCACCTCCGCATTactctcttctttttcttttcttttcttttgttctgtTCTGTTCTGTTCTGTTCTGTTTCATACACCACTCACTAGCTAGCGCTACTACATACATGGTCCTCTGCTAGTATTCGCCACCTTACCTTATTATTATTGACGCTCAACACTGCCCCCCATATAACCAATCAACCAACGCTTCCCCTCTTTTATTCACTTATATAAGACCAGATTTTACCAACTTCACCTTACACAATGAAATCAATGCCTACATTTTCTTCCCATGTCCACACAGAGACACTAACTTTTTTATCTGCTGCTGCCAGAGGTCAGAGGCCGCAAACCAAACTTCTTCAGGCGGCCTGGATCAGGACCGTGCCGTCGAGCCCTACGGAAACTCGGACGGGAATAACATGTCGTCGGATGACCAAAGGTTGCTCCGCAACTCTTCTTCCCTGCCGGCTTCTTCTCAACCCACTCTGCCTGGCCATCACAATCGGGAGTACCTGGATGGAGACCAGCCCGGTGGCATGTCCCGAAAGCCGTCAGGGGAGCACATCGCTGCCGAGGCTGGCGTGCGATCTCACTTCTCTACACCGTCGTCGCGTTCCCTCTCGCCGACTAGGTACTGCCACAACGTGTTTAGCGCCActtaaaaaaaataacaaaaacgttTTCCATCACTGTATCAGTATGTATGCATCTTTTTGCCTGAAACAGCTTTGTTACGGAAAAGAGCCTTTCCTTTCAGGCACCGCAAAGAAGGAGAGTACGATTCCAGGCTCAACTTAGCTGGGCAAGGTATGGAGATGACCTCAAACATCATCTGGAAGCAGGTACACATATAACTCGCCTGGCCCGTACTGCCGCGCGCGCGCGTATGTCATCCGGTGGTCCTCATAAATCTAGTTCCTTGCACAGGATCTCCTTGTTAAGGttaaagaacatgaagaagagaTTGCACACTTAAGAAGGCATCTTGCTGACTACTCGGTGAAGGTACCGTGCATACAAAACAGTTgttaccttgtttatcccttccacTTCCTGTGGTTTTTGCTCGCTCTGATTTCTCGTGCTTCTTGATAGGAAGCCAAAATACTTAATGAGAAACATGTTCTGGAAAAGCGCATTGCATATATGCGAATGGTAAATGTCTTAATCTTATCAGGTTAAAATACCATCTTGTAGCTAATTCCATGACACATTGTTCTCAGGCATTTGATCAGCAGCAACAAGATTTGGTTGATGCTGCATCAAAAGCTTTATCTTATAGGCAAGACATCATCGAAGAGAACATCCGTCTGACATACGCATTGCAGGTAACTTTCGTCGCTGTTATACTTTCTCTTAAAATTCAGAGAGGCAGTTAATATTTCTTTTCAGTACTGAACTGATGTTGCACTGATGTGCTTGATTCAACCTTACTGTACGTCTAGAACCATTTGGAGGCATTTGTTTCTGATAGAGCTAGTTTTCCTGTGTGAAATGAAgcatttataaaataaaactgaaCTTCATCTCTGCTCCACAAAGCTCCAAATAAGTGTAGGTGACTTTCATGACCTCCGTGTATATACAGAGTAATACTGGAACCTATGTTGCCAGGACGTAGTCAAATAAATTATTATAAAACCGGCCAGTAACACTGGAACCACCCAGAGAATAGGAAAACTGGGGCGTTAGTCTCTTGCTCTATTAGCCATTTCTATTAGAAGCTTATTTTATATGGTGTTATGACTTATGAGTCCCCTTATCTTCTTGAATTGTTCTTTGTTTAGTTTGGTGATGTAATGCTGAAATGTACCTTTTGTAATCTACAGGCAGCACATCAAGAGAGATCAACTTTCGTATCTTCTTTATTGCCTATTCTGTCAGAATATAACCTGCAGCCTTCTGTTCATGATGCTCAATCAATTGTTGGCAATCTCAAGGTATGTACCCCTTTTCAGTTACCATATGTGTGCCGACATTTTGCTTATTTTGGACTTGATTAAATTCCAATTTTCACCAAATAAGCTCGTACGACGTGGAGCCATTGATCAGGTAGTTAGTAATGAAATTTAGGTGTAGTAAGAGAGAGCCAACTATCTTCTCAATAGGGATTCTATGTGATGTGATGTAGGCTATACAGATTATTTAACAGACAACAAACACCTACGATTTCTAACTTAGAGGTTTGTGCTTGGCTTAAGAGAAAAAGGACTGCCTGCTCCAACCAAACCTCTTAACGGAATGCTTTCAACTGGCCGGTTTAGAGGGCCGGCCAAAAAATCTCTGGTAACCAAGGCAGAGCGCACCGCGTCAATTTAAGCTCCTTAATAATGTTCCGCCTCGAATTTCACTCTTGTGCGCATGTGTCTACAAGGGTAAATGCGGGATGGCCAGGCAGGGAAGGGGTTTACTTTTCTGGACTTACATATCGGTCTGCACGATATTTTTCCCCGGCCCTGTCGACCGGTTCGGATACCGGAGGGAGTATAAAGCTATGAGCTAACTTTACTTTACATTCTCTTTTGTTTATTGCCACTATATACGGCTCCTTTTGCTCCTTGCTTTGTTGAACCTGGGCCTGTATTACATAACTTTCTATTAAGACTGCCTTTTTTTTGTAGGTTTTGTTTACGCATTTGCAAGAGAAACTCATTATTTCTGAGGTGAGTCACAATGAGCTTTGGTTGGAGTTTGCTCTTGAGAGTTAAGACAGTAGCTTATATGGACCTACCTCCTGGCCAGTAGTGGGATTGTTATGCTTCAGAGCTtagtgatgattttctctcacagAACTTTGAAGTTGCCTTGTGTGCAAACTTGGATGGTGCAGGagaaactgaaggaatcacagtACCAGATTACTCCTTGGCGTGCCGAATCTTCAAATAATACAAGTGGTCCTGCGCAGTCACCTCCTCCTGGAAATGCATTGGTGGCTTCTGTATGACTCCACACTGCTTTGTCCTTTACTCTTTGGGTGGATGGATATTCTAACTTTTCACATTTGCAGAGCCAACCCAGCCTTGCCATTGTGCCCCAGCAACCATATTCTCATGTACAATCTCCAATTTCTTCTCCCGTTCGAGCTAGACGGGATTGGGATTTACTGGCAAATGACAACCGACAGGTCATCCCAGCCGAGGCTGCCGCGACAAATACAGAGCATGGCAATGCTGGAAGTGGAAGGGCCTCTCCTCCAAGCAGGTTATTACTGTTCTATTAAGAGCTCAGCATGACAACTTCCCTAGCTTTTTATAGCACTCTTTATCTGTATCATCTGTAATTCATGCTCCCCTTTTGCTGACATATCTATCTTTTATGATCACATTTTGTTAGTTTTGTATTTTTCAGCTACAGAGCATGGCAAAGTTGGTTGTCTTACTGGGTCTTTCTTCTCGTGTTTATGCAGCAACCAAATTACCAAGGATGTTTCAGCACAAGGAACTGAGCGTGATTCTCGTGCTGTACGATTTAGCTTTGAATCTGAGGATCAAAACCCATCATTCACAAACCTTGTTAGGAGTGACGCATCAGAAAACCTGGAGGGAGCTGAAACCCAAGCTTCACAAGAACCTCCTGCAGAGTGGGGTCCTGAAGGCGGACCTAGCTTGGCATCTGGCCCTGACGATGGCAACTTGCCTTACCCTTATCTTCCTACTGTCCTTGAGGAGCCTAGCACTTctttctctgaaggtgttagataATTGTGATTTATGCAATTTCATTCTCCTTATTTCTTCTGCCCTGATGGTAAACATTATTTTCATGAATATGCAGTTGCAGAGGATGACCCACTGCCAGCCATAGATGGGCTAAGAATCACAGGTGAAGCTTTTCCTGGAAAAGAACTTCAAGCAAGTGGGTATTCCATCAACGGGACCACGAGTTGTAATTTTGAGGTGCGGTTTATAGTTGTGGTTCAACATGCTCTGACATTCTATCAAATTCCTTTCTTTTTTGAGCTTGTTGTTAGTTTGCTACAATTTAAatgtttgcaaaaataattgtgcATGCAGTGGGTACGCCATTTGGAAGATGGATCGGTGAATTACATAGAAGGTATTATGTTTTCACCTGCTGCAAGGAAGCTGTtgttgtattttatttttgtgtatACTACaacaaaagggaaacaaaaattaccGTTGCCTGGTGTAGGTGCAAAACAGCCCACATATTTAGTTACTGCTGATGATGTGGACTCTTTACTAGCCATAGAGGTCCAACCTCTAGATGACCGGAAAAGAAAGGTAAATCCTCTTGTCTGATATTCATAAGTGGAGAACCAATAGCTTGATCTGGTTTTGTTCACAGAGCAGATTCTATAGTTTGAGAATCATATACTATATGCCCTCGGTATGGATTAGTCTCAGTATCCGTTGCTAAATTAGTAAGGCACCCAGGCATAGTTGTTTGTTTGGAAACTATGAAAGTGTTGACCGTCGTAACTTTCCGTAGGACACTCGTAATATATAACTATATCTGAAGCATTtcttcatctcttttgttttgtaGGGGGAGATTGTGAAGGTTTATGCTAATGAGCAGAGAAAAATTACATGTGGTGAGTTTGTTGAGAAGATATTTGTATCTTTGGTAGATGGCAGAAACTTTTGCATGCCTGTTATGTTGTAGTTGATGAAGTATATGAGCTTAGTGCCCCCCTAAGAATTCCTAAAATAATGTTGGTTCTGTGCTGGTTGTTCTTAAGTAGAACAAGTCAACAACAGAAAATATTAGAAGAACCATATTGCTGAGTACAGAATCATTATCCGCGCAGATCCAgaaatgaaggagctcatcaagaAAATTCTTTCCGTTGGGCATGTGTCGTATGAAGTTCTACTACCTGTATGCCTTCGTTTCTCTGTTACAGGCTTGCCAAAACTCGCTGCACCTTTTTTATGTCATGTAACCATCGAAAAACTTGAGCATGCAGGTTAGATTTATAGATATGTGGGAACCTGCGGTATTGGCCATAAAGAGGGAAGGCTACAGCATCAAGTGTAATGGACAGCGTGGTGTCGTTATCACAGAGAAGTTCCAGCAAGCTACAGCCGTATGTTTCCTTCCAAAAAACCAATTCCCTTCAAATTACTCTCTACCTTCTGGTTATACTCTGCTACAGCTGTAAGATAACCAAGTATTTGCATTGTCTGCATGGAATTTAAATCATCATACTATTCCACAGAAAGTACTTTGGTAAAATTCCATGTGTTTAGTAGGTTTCCTGAATGTAACAAAAGTGACTGGCCAGATTAGGAGGTCAGGCCGCACTAAACCGAACACTTCCTTGTGTGTGGCTGGGGATAGTAATTATTTCCTAGCTTTCCTTATACATGACCATACTTGTGGTTGTGGGTTCTCGAATGATTAACTTAAGTTTAGACTGCGTTGCCTTTTCAGCATACAGATCTGAGAAGCATTTTCAGTATAGAGATCTGAGAAGTAATGTTGTACTGCATTTATTTGCAGATCAATATCCCTTATGGGCATCCTACCGAGTTTTCGATCCAGTCTGCTGACGGTGCCGAGTACAATCTCAAGCCTGGAGAAAACTCCCCGTGAGTTTGAGTTTCGATACCAAGTCAACACTCTCTTATATGTTATACGCGTGTGTTAATGGTCAAGTGATGAGAGAGACACACTCTGCAGGTCACGGGATAGCATCGTGCTGATTCTGCGGCTCTTTAGAATGAAGGTGCGTGCCATGTTTCGTGTCATGTACCGTGCTTTGATTTGTGTGTGCGTGTGGTACGTCGAGTGGATGCACTTGGGAGTTAATGTGACATGTTTTTGGTGTGTGCAGGCTGTTGAGAAGAGCAAAGGAAGGAAGAAAGGCATCTTCTTCAAGTAGTGTGGAGTCGATGagagtgttgtttgcttgcttgtagcTGGGTATTTATTTATTTGGCCGTGGTCGTACCGAGATTATTATTGGTTGTAGACAGGGAAATCAAGGAGGATTAGGTGGTAAGTAGGTAGCTAACTAGCAATTTCTGGCTTCTCATTCATGTGATGTATTATATTTATTGTTACGGACTTACAGTTTATATTGTATCTATCATCTCTCTGTTTGTCACTCTTCCATGTGTGTAAAGGAAGTAAGAAATATGCATATGGTTGAATTATTCAATTTTGTGTTGTCTGGGTTTTGTATAACCAATGCAGTATAGATAGATCTCAAAGCAAATATTCTAAGCAAAGCAAATTTGAAATTTTATTTCTTTGAATCACGAAATagctaaggatcgaactaagttAGATAGTAATGGTAaaggtgatggtgatacgataccgggcacCTCccacaagctaagggtggtgcccatacccatgtactcaggtGTCCCTCTTggttgatggtggtgatgatgcagcgtcattcttcttcttcagcttaTGTTTGAGGATAAATTTTTTCTCTCTCAAGACaacgtttttttttttttgctcaaGCTTCAATATCTTTTTGCATAGTGTCACCTTGCTTTCCTGCAAAAAAGGGACGGTATAAATTGGATCTTAGATTTGTTTACTCCAtttgggaggcttgacttcttgaatttcATGTGCATATTTCCAGGCTGAGGCTTAAGAACTTCATTTTCATCTGAACCGGCATATTTCGTTTCCTCTCAATCaacatcctcctcctcatctatGGACCATAGGTAGGGATAGATGTTCCCAAAGATCTTTGGATCTGCAACATAGTGAGACACATAGCTCTCTCCATTTGAATCATGTGTTGACATATTTTTAGATCTGCCAAAAAAATAGCACGAAACAAGAAGAGGGGAGAAACTCGCGACGTGGTGGTCAAAGCATACGGTaatatatataataaattttTCTAGGTCAGAATACGTGCTCgagaagaaaacggagtccggtaggcacacgagggcccgacaagccatcagggcgcgttgAGGGGGTGGACGCgtcatgttggcttgtgcctccctcatgggtcccacggactcctttttatttttggaatttttctaaaataccaaaaccaacagaatatattttttgaaatttttgaagtcggTGTTCTTaccgtctgatacgtctccaacgtatctataattttttattgtttcatgctattatgttatcattttagaacactttttaggcacttatctatcgatttatattatttttgaacactaaactattgacccagtgcccagtgtcagttgttgttttgtgcattTTTTCCACTTTTTCAGGTTTCAGTATCAAACGAAGCCCACTTGACTTGAAACTTTTTATGAATTTTTTCTGAACCAAAAGAAGATCGTAGAGGTATTCATGATAACATACTCTTGTGATCTAACCACATGCTTTAAGTTCTAAAGAGAGTCGTCAAATCAAATAGTGAGACAACCCCAAAGTCTTCATTTAGTGTTGGAGTCACGACCAGTCCTGAGATTTCGGGGGTCGTGGGCGAGTTAGAAAATGGGGCCCTTAATATGCCCATTAAGGTACAAGCGTAAAGATCAACCAAATGTTTGTCCAACTGATGAAGAAACAGTAGCATGGCAAGTTTTCACGAACTTCTTGATAGAgcattttcaaataatatttgtgaGGTTATTAATCTCATAATGCTACAAGATGAAAGAAAATTCAGCTGAGTCAAACATTTGGCCTCACACATCCGGGTCACATAGAGTTTACAAGGTAACTTGAATTGAAATCATAAGATACTAGGATGTTGCTAGGAATTGTGACTTTTCTTTTTATCTTGTCAGGTGAGACAGATTGGTAGGCTTTCTATAATATATCTAAAAGTACAACTCTTCATTGGAACTAGACCTATTTGATTAAATTGGAGTTCATTTGGGAATGTGAATTGGTACCAGCTCGAGGGGTTACACCTAGATGTTGAACATGACTACAACACAAAATTCTATTAGCTAGAATTAGCAAGGTTAGGACTATAGCCTACGCCCAatcagcaaagaagaacaccttaGATCATTGATCTAGGAAATAAGCATGGCGCAGATTACCTGGTTTTTCCAACCCCTCAATTCCTAACGCTGCCACCGATGATTATATTCTCCGCCTCTCCATAAGACAGTGCAGCGCATAGAGGAACCCTAAAGATTAAATGTTGCAGTTGATACTTGGTCGCGCGGTTCCTTTTTTCTTGGAAAGAACGAGTGATCTCATCGTGTTGTTTCCTTTTATTAGCAGAAGATCTCAACATAGATGATAAAAAACCAAATCTCGATATGGTTGCTTGGCAAACTAGTATGTAGTGATACTTTGGGCCAGTCTAGTACAAAACAACACCCAGATTGGGGCCCCTTGGCATCCTGGGCCTAGGGCGGCCGCCCCCTCATGACCGGTCCTGGTTGGAGTTACTGGCCACTACCATTGGCACACGCTCTTCAAACTCGTTGCCTGACTCAGTTCGGCTTCTTGagtctcaactacaagttgaaagaCATCGATTAGTTGTGCCACGACAATAAGTTGAAGGACCGAGGAAGTCCCTCCAGAATTCATATGTatactttctggtgcaacaacaaGCATTGGAGGATTTTAGCGCCAAACAAGAGAAATCCAATAAGCTTGATGTCGGCATGGTGGGTACCCATGCGACGAAAGTGGCAACGCCGGAGACAAACATCTGCCCCTACAATAAGGCCAT encodes:
- the LOC123415192 gene encoding uncharacterized protein LOC123415192 isoform X1 — protein: MADADDLLARRLDSDADADGTSNLFQVMRAVEDAEATIRHQLEENSRLKEELMRKTTELNIIRSEAANQTSSGGLDQDRAVEPYGNSDGNNMSSDDQRLLRNSSSLPASSQPTLPGHHNREYLDGDQPGGMSRKPSGEHIAAEAGVRSHFSTPSSRSLSPTRAFPFRHRKEGEYDSRLNLAGQGMEMTSNIIWKQDLLVKVKEHEEEIAHLRRHLADYSVKEAKILNEKHVLEKRIAYMRMAFDQQQQDLVDAASKALSYRQDIIEENIRLTYALQAAHQERSTFVSSLLPILSEYNLQPSVHDAQSIVGNLKVLFTHLQEKLIISEEKLKESQYQITPWRAESSNNTSGPAQSPPPGNALVASSQPSLAIVPQQPYSHVQSPISSPVRARRDWDLLANDNRQVIPAEAAATNTEHGNAGSGRASPPSSNQITKDVSAQGTERDSRAVRFSFESEDQNPSFTNLVRSDASENLEGAETQASQEPPAEWGPEGGPSLASGPDDGNLPYPYLPTVLEEPSTSFSEVAEDDPLPAIDGLRITGEAFPGKELQASGYSINGTTSCNFEWVRHLEDGSVNYIEGAKQPTYLVTADDVDSLLAIEVQPLDDRKRKGEIVKVYANEQRKITCDPEMKELIKKILSVGHVSYEVLLPVRFIDMWEPAVLAIKREGYSIKCNGQRGVVITEKFQQATAINIPYGHPTEFSIQSADGAEYNLKPGENSPSRDSIVLILRLFRMKAVEKSKGRKKGIFFK
- the LOC123415192 gene encoding uncharacterized protein LOC123415192 isoform X3, with amino-acid sequence MADADDLLARRLDSDADADGTSNLFQVMRAVEDAEATIRHQLEENSRLKEELMRKTTELNIIRSEAANQTSSGGLDQDRAVEPYGNSDGNNMSSDDQRLLRNSSSLPASSQPTLPGHHNREYLDGDQPGGMSRKPSGEHIAAEAGVRSHFSTPSSRSLSPTRHRKEGEYDSRLNLAGQGMEMTSNIIWKQDLLVKVKEHEEEIAHLRRHLADYSVKEAKILNEKHVLEKRIAYMRMAFDQQQQDLVDAASKALSYRQDIIEENIRLTYALQAAHQERSTFVSSLLPILSEYNLQPSVHDAQSIVGNLKVLFTHLQEKLIISEEKLKESQYQITPWRAESSNNTSGPAQSPPPGNALVASSQPSLAIVPQQPYSHVQSPISSPVRARRDWDLLANDNRQVIPAEAAATNTEHGNAGSGRASPPSSNQITKDVSAQGTERDSRAVRFSFESEDQNPSFTNLVRSDASENLEGAETQASQEPPAEWGPEGGPSLASGPDDGNLPYPYLPTVLEEPSTSFSEVAEDDPLPAIDGLRITGEAFPGKELQASGYSINGTTSCNFEWVRHLEDGSVNYIEGAKQPTYLVTADDVDSLLAIEVQPLDDRKRKGEIVKVYANEQRKITCDPEMKELIKKILSVGHVSYEVLLPVRFIDMWEPAVLAIKREGYSIKCNGQRGVVITEKFQQATAINIPYGHPTEFSIQSADGAEYNLKPGENSPSRDSIVLILRLFRMKAVEKSKGRKKGIFFK
- the LOC123415192 gene encoding uncharacterized protein LOC123415192 isoform X2, which produces MADADDLLARRLDSDADADGTSNLFQVMRAVEDAEATIRHQLEENSRLKEELMRKTTELNIIRSEAANQTSSGGLDQDRAVEPYGNSDGNNMSSDDQRLLRNSSSLPASSQPTLPGHHNREYLDGDQPGGMSRKPSGEHIAAEAGVRSHFSTPSSRSLSPTRAFPFRHRKEGEYDSRLNLAGQGMEMTSNIIWKQDLLVKVKEHEEEIAHLRRHLADYSVKEAKILNEKHVLEKRIAYMRMAFDQQQQDLVDAASKALSYRQDIIEENIRLTYALQAAHQERSTFVSSLLPILSEYNLQPSVHDAQSIVGNLKVLFTHLQEKLIISEEKLKESQYQITPWRAESSNNTSGPAQSPPPGNALVASSQPSLAIVPQQPYSHVQSPISSPVRARRDWDLLANDNRQVIPAEAAATNTEHGNAGSGRASPPSSNQITKDVSAQGTERDSRAVRFSFESEDQNPSFTNLVRSDASENLEGAETQASQEPPAEWGPEGGPSLASGPDDGNLPYPYLPTVLEEPSTSFSEEDDPLPAIDGLRITGEAFPGKELQASGYSINGTTSCNFEWVRHLEDGSVNYIEGAKQPTYLVTADDVDSLLAIEVQPLDDRKRKGEIVKVYANEQRKITCDPEMKELIKKILSVGHVSYEVLLPVRFIDMWEPAVLAIKREGYSIKCNGQRGVVITEKFQQATAINIPYGHPTEFSIQSADGAEYNLKPGENSPSRDSIVLILRLFRMKAVEKSKGRKKGIFFK